Proteins from a genomic interval of Ndongobacter massiliensis:
- the rplF gene encoding 50S ribosomal protein L6: MSRIGLKPITLPAGVELSVDAANVVTVKGPKATLSEKIGQGFQINNENGTVEVVRPSESKEHKSLHGLYRSLIANMVEGVVNGYQKTLLIEGTGYRAQKQGKNLVMNLGFSHPVTMADPEGIEVEVPNDRTIIVRGSDKQAVGNYAANIRKWREPEPYKGKGIRYENEHVRRKVGKTGK, encoded by the coding sequence ATGTCAAGAATTGGATTAAAACCGATTACGCTTCCCGCCGGCGTGGAATTAAGCGTTGATGCGGCAAATGTCGTGACCGTCAAGGGGCCGAAAGCGACGCTGTCCGAAAAAATCGGCCAGGGCTTTCAGATTAATAACGAGAATGGAACGGTCGAAGTGGTCCGTCCGTCGGAAAGCAAAGAGCACAAGAGCTTGCACGGTTTGTACCGCTCCCTGATCGCCAATATGGTGGAAGGCGTAGTCAACGGCTATCAAAAGACGCTGTTGATCGAAGGAACGGGGTATCGTGCACAGAAGCAGGGGAAGAATCTGGTTATGAACCTCGGATTTTCCCATCCGGTAACGATGGCGGATCCCGAAGGAATTGAAGTGGAAGTGCCGAATGATCGCACGATCATCGTGCGCGGCAGTGATAAACAGGCGGTCGGCAATTACGCGGCGAACATTCGCAAATGGCGTGAGCCGGAACCCTACAAGGGCAAAGGCATTCGCTATGAGAATGAACACGTGCGGCGTAAAGTCGGCAAGACCGGTAAGTAA
- the rplV gene encoding 50S ribosomal protein L22, whose translation MEARAEAKYVRISPRKVNYICKEIRGKGVDEALTFLQFTPKKGARILHEVLQSAIANAENNLGLNRDVLVVGNCWANDGPTMKRWRPKAKGAAYPILKRTAHVGVIVKEKEEDR comes from the coding sequence ATGGAAGCAAGAGCAGAAGCAAAATATGTTCGCATTTCTCCGCGCAAGGTGAATTACATCTGCAAAGAGATTCGCGGAAAAGGGGTGGACGAGGCCCTGACCTTCCTTCAATTTACGCCGAAGAAAGGAGCGCGCATTCTACACGAAGTTCTTCAATCGGCAATTGCCAATGCGGAGAATAATCTCGGGTTGAACCGCGATGTACTGGTGGTCGGAAATTGCTGGGCAAACGACGGCCCGACGATGAAACGGTGGCGTCCGAAAGCAAAGGGGGCCGCGTATCCGATTTTGAAGCGCACGGCGCACGTTGGCGTGATTGTCAAAGAGAAAGAGGAGGATCGTTAA
- the rpsH gene encoding 30S ribosomal protein S8: MMTDPIADMLTRIRNGNMRKHESVEVPASNMKKNLAQILLDEGYIKGYNVTEDDRQGMITIDLKYVEDQNSISGIKRISKPGRRVYVGANEVPYVLGGLGIAILSTSRGVMTDKQARQLGVGGEVVCYVW; encoded by the coding sequence ATGATGACAGATCCGATCGCGGATATGCTCACACGCATTCGCAATGGGAATATGAGAAAGCACGAGTCGGTCGAGGTTCCGGCTTCGAACATGAAGAAGAACCTGGCACAGATCTTGCTGGATGAAGGATACATCAAGGGTTACAACGTCACGGAGGATGACCGGCAGGGGATGATCACCATTGACTTGAAATATGTCGAGGATCAAAACTCTATTTCGGGCATCAAGCGGATTTCCAAACCGGGACGTCGCGTGTATGTCGGCGCCAATGAGGTACCTTATGTACTGGGCGGACTCGGCATCGCCATTCTCTCCACCTCGCGCGGCGTGATGACGGACAAACAGGCGCGTCAGCTCGGTGTAGGCGGCGAAGTCGTTTGCTACGTCTGGTAA
- a CDS encoding adenylate kinase: MRFVLLGPPGAGKGTQAEILVHLFNVVHVSTGDLFRFNIKNETELGKKVKSYLSAGKLVPDELTIDLVWDRLDREDCRNGFLLDGFPRTNLQAEALEAGLKERGLALDGAINISVPNEVLVHRLAGRRVCPECGATYHVEGQPPKKAGICDRCGHALKQREDDEESVVRDRLHVYETQTAPLIDFYRTRGILISVNGSQSVEDVTRQICAAVQSE; encoded by the coding sequence ATGAGATTCGTCTTACTGGGACCGCCGGGTGCCGGAAAGGGCACACAGGCAGAGATCTTGGTGCACTTGTTCAACGTGGTTCATGTTTCGACGGGGGATCTCTTCCGCTTCAATATCAAAAATGAGACGGAGTTGGGAAAGAAAGTAAAGTCGTATCTCTCCGCCGGCAAATTGGTTCCGGATGAGCTCACTATCGATTTGGTATGGGACCGTCTGGATCGGGAAGACTGCAGAAACGGTTTTTTGTTAGACGGGTTTCCCCGCACAAACCTGCAAGCGGAAGCGTTGGAAGCGGGGTTGAAGGAGCGTGGATTGGCGCTGGATGGAGCCATTAATATCTCCGTCCCCAACGAAGTGCTTGTGCACCGCTTGGCAGGACGGCGAGTTTGTCCGGAATGCGGCGCGACGTACCACGTTGAAGGACAGCCGCCCAAGAAGGCGGGCATTTGTGATCGCTGCGGACACGCACTCAAGCAGCGCGAAGATGACGAAGAAAGTGTCGTACGAGATCGTCTCCATGTATATGAAACGCAGACGGCACCGTTGATCGATTTCTATCGGACGCGGGGCATTCTGATCAGCGTAAACGGCTCCCAGTCAGTGGAAGACGTGACGCGACAAATCTGCGCGGCGGTGCAGAGCGAATGA
- the rplX gene encoding 50S ribosomal protein L24, with product MHVKSGDKVQVIAGKYKGKVGTVLKAFPKTQRVIVEGVNVQVKHQKPRGMEQPGGIVKSEGSIHVSNVLLYDPKLERGVRTRMEEQDGKKVRVSVKSGERLDK from the coding sequence ATGCACGTTAAATCAGGCGATAAGGTTCAAGTGATTGCCGGCAAATACAAAGGCAAAGTCGGCACCGTGCTCAAAGCATTCCCAAAGACACAAAGGGTGATTGTCGAGGGAGTCAATGTGCAAGTCAAGCACCAGAAGCCGCGCGGCATGGAGCAGCCCGGCGGAATCGTGAAAAGCGAGGGCAGTATTCACGTGTCCAACGTGTTGTTGTATGACCCGAAGCTGGAACGCGGTGTGCGCACGCGCATGGAAGAGCAGGACGGCAAAAAGGTTCGCGTTTCCGTGAAGAGCGGCGAACGCTTGGATAAGTAG
- the rpsS gene encoding 30S ribosomal protein S19, whose translation MSRSLKKGPFVDDHLMKKIDALNEKNDKQVIKTWSRRSTIFPDFVGHTIAVHDGRKHVPIYVTEDMVGHKLGEFVPTRTFRGHAGKSDKSSGLR comes from the coding sequence ATGAGCAGATCACTGAAAAAAGGGCCCTTTGTCGATGATCATCTGATGAAAAAGATCGACGCCCTCAATGAGAAGAATGACAAGCAGGTCATCAAAACCTGGTCCCGTCGCTCGACCATCTTCCCCGACTTCGTCGGACATACCATTGCGGTACACGATGGTCGCAAGCACGTGCCCATCTATGTGACGGAAGATATGGTCGGTCATAAACTGGGGGAATTTGTCCCGACGCGTACGTTCCGCGGACATGCCGGCAAGTCCGATAAGTCCAGCGGGTTGCGCTAA
- the rplO gene encoding 50S ribosomal protein L15 has protein sequence MKLHQLKPARGGATKARKRVGRGHASGWGKFAGRGRDGQNSRSGGGVRPGFEGGQLPLFRRLPKRGFYNPFSVNYATINVRDLNAFEEGSVITADALVEAGLLHRSELKDGLKVLGNGEISKNLTVQATKFSKSAVEKIQAAGGKAEVI, from the coding sequence ATGAAACTTCATCAGTTAAAACCGGCACGGGGCGGAGCGACGAAGGCGCGCAAGCGCGTCGGACGCGGGCATGCCTCGGGTTGGGGAAAATTTGCCGGACGCGGTCGCGATGGGCAGAATTCCCGCAGCGGTGGCGGTGTGCGCCCCGGGTTTGAAGGCGGTCAGCTGCCTTTATTCCGTCGCTTGCCGAAACGCGGATTCTACAATCCGTTTTCGGTAAACTATGCAACGATCAATGTCCGTGATCTCAATGCCTTTGAAGAGGGCAGTGTGATTACGGCGGATGCACTCGTCGAAGCCGGTCTGCTGCATCGTTCCGAGTTGAAAGATGGATTAAAAGTCCTTGGAAACGGCGAAATCAGTAAGAATCTTACGGTCCAAGCAACAAAATTCTCTAAAAGCGCGGTCGAGAAGATTCAGGCCGCAGGAGGAAAGGCCGAGGTGATCTGA
- the rplB gene encoding 50S ribosomal protein L2: MGIKRYKPTTPGQRVKRVSTFEEITAKKPEKSLTSYLTKSGGRNNYGRTTLRFRGGGVKRRYRLIDFKRNKDNIPARVASIEYDPNRSANIALLVYADGEKRYILAPKDLKVGMQVVSGEEVDIVVGNALPLRAIPVGTTVHNVEMKPGKGAQLVRTAGAEAQIMGKEGKYVQLRLPSGEYRLLPQDCRATIGQVGNTDHNLLRLGKAGKKRYLGFRPHVRGSAMNPVDHPHGGGEGRAPVGRPSPMTPWGQKSRGVKTRKRNKDSNKYIVRRRTK; encoded by the coding sequence ATGGGCATCAAAAGATACAAACCGACCACACCGGGTCAGCGCGTCAAGCGGGTTTCCACATTTGAGGAGATTACGGCGAAAAAGCCGGAAAAATCGCTGACGTCCTATCTGACCAAGAGTGGCGGACGCAATAACTACGGACGTACCACGCTGCGCTTTCGCGGTGGCGGCGTTAAACGTCGGTACCGTCTGATCGATTTCAAACGCAATAAAGACAACATTCCGGCGCGTGTGGCGTCGATCGAATACGATCCGAACCGTTCGGCGAATATCGCACTTCTCGTTTATGCCGACGGCGAAAAGCGCTACATCTTGGCGCCGAAAGATCTGAAGGTGGGCATGCAGGTCGTGTCCGGCGAAGAAGTGGATATTGTCGTCGGAAACGCGCTGCCGCTGCGCGCCATCCCCGTCGGTACTACGGTACACAATGTGGAGATGAAGCCGGGAAAAGGCGCACAGCTCGTTCGCACCGCCGGTGCGGAAGCACAGATCATGGGCAAGGAAGGAAAATACGTGCAGTTGCGCCTTCCGTCGGGTGAATATCGCCTCCTGCCGCAGGATTGCCGCGCCACGATCGGGCAGGTCGGCAATACGGATCATAACCTGCTACGGCTCGGCAAGGCGGGCAAAAAGCGTTATTTGGGATTCCGGCCGCATGTACGCGGTTCAGCGATGAACCCGGTCGATCACCCGCACGGCGGTGGTGAGGGACGCGCACCGGTTGGTCGTCCGTCGCCGATGACACCTTGGGGTCAGAAGTCGCGCGGAGTCAAGACACGCAAGCGCAACAAGGATTCCAATAAGTACATCGTACGCAGAAGAACGAAGTAA
- the rpsE gene encoding 30S ribosomal protein S5 produces the protein MATYREDRDKQEFEEKVVYINRVSKTAKGGRTARFTALVVVGDRNGRVGVGTGKSLEVPEAIRKGVEAAKKNIVRVPVVGTTIPHTMEGIAGAGHVILMPAKEGTGVLAGGPVRAVCELAGIRDIRAKSLGSPNARSIVNATMNGLLSMKTVEQVAKLRSKSVEEILN, from the coding sequence ATGGCTACGTATCGGGAAGATCGAGACAAACAGGAGTTTGAAGAAAAAGTCGTATACATCAACCGCGTCTCCAAGACAGCAAAAGGCGGACGTACCGCTCGCTTTACGGCACTCGTTGTCGTAGGAGACCGCAACGGTCGCGTCGGTGTCGGCACGGGGAAATCCCTGGAAGTCCCGGAAGCGATCCGCAAAGGGGTGGAAGCGGCGAAGAAAAATATTGTGCGGGTCCCCGTTGTCGGAACGACAATTCCGCATACGATGGAGGGCATCGCTGGCGCCGGGCACGTCATTCTCATGCCGGCAAAAGAAGGTACCGGTGTTCTGGCAGGCGGTCCGGTGCGTGCCGTCTGTGAATTGGCAGGCATTCGCGACATCCGCGCGAAGTCCCTCGGTTCGCCGAATGCGCGCAGCATTGTCAACGCGACGATGAACGGACTTCTGAGCATGAAGACCGTCGAGCAGGTTGCAAAGTTGCGCAGCAAGAGCGTCGAAGAGATTTTGAACTAA
- the infA gene encoding translation initiation factor IF-1, whose translation MSEKDVIEVEGVVKERLPNAIFIVELENGHQVTAHISGKLRMNYIRILEGDHVTMELSPYDLSKGRITWRKK comes from the coding sequence GTGTCTGAAAAAGACGTTATCGAGGTGGAAGGTGTCGTTAAAGAGCGTCTTCCCAACGCGATTTTCATCGTTGAACTGGAAAATGGGCACCAAGTCACGGCTCATATTTCCGGGAAACTTCGAATGAATTACATCCGTATTTTAGAAGGGGATCACGTGACGATGGAACTCTCGCCGTACGACCTGAGCAAGGGCCGCATCACATGGCGAAAGAAATAG
- a CDS encoding KOW domain-containing RNA-binding protein, translated as MTQERNPEGSCDLRPGQVVRSKAGHDRTGLFLVWDVLDAKHVRIVDGKRRTIAKPKKKRVIHLQPYNAVVENFEALKTGCDFHDAKIRSLLEPYEQ; from the coding sequence ATGACGCAGGAACGAAATCCGGAAGGATCCTGCGACTTGCGCCCCGGACAGGTGGTTCGGTCCAAAGCGGGACACGACCGCACCGGGCTATTTCTGGTATGGGACGTACTGGATGCGAAACACGTGAGGATCGTCGACGGCAAACGCCGGACGATCGCCAAGCCGAAGAAAAAGCGCGTCATTCATTTGCAGCCGTATAACGCGGTGGTGGAAAATTTTGAGGCATTAAAAACGGGTTGTGATTTTCATGATGCGAAGATACGCAGTCTGTTGGAACCCTATGAGCAGTGA
- the rpmC gene encoding 50S ribosomal protein L29, which yields MKAKEIRSLSDQALNEKLTELKQELFNLRFQNATGQLENVHAIGNVRRDIARVKTVQRERTLQLGREA from the coding sequence ATGAAAGCGAAAGAAATCCGCAGTTTGTCCGATCAGGCCCTCAATGAAAAGCTGACTGAATTGAAGCAGGAGTTATTTAATCTGCGTTTTCAGAACGCGACGGGTCAGTTGGAAAATGTACACGCCATCGGAAATGTTCGCCGCGACATTGCGCGCGTGAAGACGGTGCAGCGCGAACGGACGCTGCAACTCGGAAGGGAGGCGTAA
- a CDS encoding type Z 30S ribosomal protein S14, producing the protein MAKKSLIAKQKRQPKFSTRAYTRCQICGRPHAVLRKYGVCRICFRELAYRGEIPGVKKASW; encoded by the coding sequence ATGGCTAAAAAATCATTGATTGCAAAGCAGAAGAGACAGCCGAAGTTCTCAACCAGAGCTTATACGCGCTGCCAGATTTGCGGACGCCCCCATGCGGTATTGCGCAAGTACGGTGTCTGCCGTATCTGCTTCCGTGAACTTGCCTACCGGGGGGAAATTCCCGGCGTAAAAAAGGCAAGCTGGTAA
- the rplP gene encoding 50S ribosomal protein L16 — protein MLMPKRVKHRRVHRGTMKGTASRGNRLAYGQYGLQAVEPCWMTANQIEAARRAMTRYIKRGGNIWIKVFPDKPVSKKPAEVRMGSGKGAPEYWVAVIKPGRILFEMGGVPEDIAKEAMRLAAAKLPIRTKFVVREQVKEGEAE, from the coding sequence ATGTTAATGCCGAAAAGGGTAAAGCATCGCCGCGTACACCGTGGAACGATGAAGGGAACCGCCTCCCGTGGGAACCGCCTTGCGTATGGCCAATACGGCTTGCAGGCCGTCGAACCCTGCTGGATGACGGCGAACCAAATCGAAGCGGCACGTCGAGCGATGACGAGATATATCAAGCGCGGCGGGAACATCTGGATTAAAGTATTTCCGGACAAGCCCGTATCAAAAAAACCGGCAGAGGTCCGCATGGGTTCCGGTAAAGGTGCCCCGGAGTACTGGGTTGCCGTTATCAAGCCCGGTCGTATTCTGTTTGAAATGGGCGGTGTGCCCGAAGATATTGCCAAAGAGGCAATGCGTCTCGCCGCTGCCAAACTTCCGATTCGTACGAAGTTTGTCGTTCGCGAGCAGGTCAAGGAGGGAGAGGCCGAATGA
- the rplR gene encoding 50S ribosomal protein L18 — protein MARVNKRENRLARHARVRKKISGTPERPRLNVFKSNANVYAQIIDDTTGNTIVAASTLEKEVKGGLESTSGIEAAKAVGTCVAKRALEKGIETVVFDRSGYIYHGKVKALAEAAREAGLKL, from the coding sequence ATGGCTCGAGTAAATAAGCGCGAAAACCGCTTGGCAAGACACGCGCGGGTTCGCAAAAAAATCTCCGGCACTCCGGAACGGCCGCGCCTGAACGTCTTCAAGAGCAATGCCAATGTCTATGCACAGATTATTGACGACACGACGGGAAACACGATCGTTGCCGCTTCTACGCTTGAAAAAGAAGTAAAGGGCGGTCTGGAAAGCACGTCCGGAATCGAAGCTGCGAAAGCGGTCGGCACCTGCGTGGCGAAGCGTGCGCTGGAAAAAGGCATTGAAACCGTTGTGTTTGATCGCTCCGGGTACATTTACCACGGGAAGGTCAAAGCACTCGCAGAGGCGGCACGGGAAGCCGGCTTGAAGCTGTAA
- the rpmD gene encoding 50S ribosomal protein L30, giving the protein MSKLAITLKKGNIGRIQKHRATVEALGLRKIGQTVIHEDSPSVRGMIHTVDFMVDVKEVE; this is encoded by the coding sequence ATGTCGAAATTGGCAATTACGTTAAAAAAAGGCAACATCGGCCGGATTCAGAAGCATCGCGCCACCGTTGAGGCGTTGGGTCTGAGAAAAATCGGACAGACGGTGATCCACGAAGATTCACCCTCCGTGCGCGGAATGATCCATACGGTCGACTTTATGGTCGATGTCAAAGAAGTGGAATAG
- the rpsQ gene encoding 30S ribosomal protein S17: protein MERTSKRKTTSGIVVSDKMDKTIVVEVSTMVQHPTYKKMLRTSSRIKAHDEMNQAHIGDRVLLMETRPLSKEKRFRLVEILEEAK, encoded by the coding sequence ATGGAAAGAACCAGCAAACGCAAAACAACCTCGGGCATTGTCGTGTCCGACAAGATGGATAAAACCATTGTCGTCGAGGTGTCCACGATGGTGCAGCATCCCACGTACAAGAAGATGCTTCGAACCAGTTCGCGCATCAAAGCACACGATGAGATGAATCAGGCGCACATCGGGGATCGCGTTCTCTTGATGGAAACGCGTCCGCTTTCGAAAGAGAAGCGCTTCCGCCTCGTCGAGATCTTGGAAGAAGCGAAGTAG
- the rpsC gene encoding 30S ribosomal protein S3, with translation MGQKVHPQGMRVGVIKDWDSRWFADKKDFGRLVVEDRQIRDTIKKELFDSGITNIEIERTMGRVRVTIHTGKPGMVIGKGGAGVEELKKKLEKLTGKAVLVNVEEIRNLDVRAQLVAERIAADLERRITFRRAMKSAIQRTMRGGAKGIKTMVSGRLGGADIARSEHYSEGTIPLQTLRADISYGYATAKTTYGAIGVKVWIYIGEVLPGMKAAEEPKPQRREGRRDGRRRSGRNDRNARPEGQNRRNAGGKGRQGDRTRSTER, from the coding sequence ATGGGTCAGAAAGTACATCCACAGGGAATGCGCGTAGGCGTCATCAAAGACTGGGATTCCCGTTGGTTTGCGGATAAAAAAGACTTTGGGCGCTTGGTCGTGGAGGATCGTCAGATTCGCGACACCATTAAAAAGGAACTCTTCGACTCGGGCATTACGAACATTGAAATCGAGCGTACGATGGGACGTGTCCGCGTGACCATTCATACGGGAAAACCCGGTATGGTCATCGGCAAAGGCGGCGCCGGTGTGGAAGAGCTGAAAAAGAAGCTCGAAAAGCTGACTGGCAAGGCTGTTTTGGTTAACGTCGAGGAAATTCGGAATCTTGATGTGCGTGCACAGTTGGTGGCGGAACGCATTGCCGCCGATCTGGAGCGTCGAATCACGTTCCGTCGCGCGATGAAATCCGCCATTCAGCGCACGATGCGCGGCGGCGCCAAGGGCATTAAGACGATGGTGTCGGGTCGCTTGGGCGGCGCGGATATTGCACGCTCGGAGCATTACTCGGAGGGAACCATTCCCCTGCAGACATTGCGCGCCGACATTAGCTACGGCTACGCGACCGCAAAGACCACCTACGGCGCAATCGGCGTCAAAGTGTGGATTTACATCGGGGAAGTGCTGCCGGGCATGAAGGCGGCAGAAGAGCCGAAGCCGCAGCGCCGGGAAGGTCGTCGTGACGGTCGTCGCCGCTCCGGTCGCAATGACCGCAATGCGCGTCCGGAGGGACAGAACCGCAGGAATGCGGGCGGCAAAGGACGCCAGGGCGATCGTACGCGCAGTACTGAGCGCTAA
- the rplE gene encoding 50S ribosomal protein L5, translated as MAEKSRLHTKYVNEVVPALMKQFEYDNVMQVPKLEKIVINIAVGGAKENPKLLESAVRELRQISGQQPIVIKARKSVANFKLREGMPIATKVTLRQKKMYDFLDKLVSVALPRVRDFRGVSDTSFDGRGNFALGVKEQLIFPEIVYDEVDEIRGMDIIIVTTAKTDEEAKAFLELLGMPFQKR; from the coding sequence GTGGCAGAAAAATCGAGATTACACACAAAATATGTCAACGAAGTCGTGCCAGCGTTGATGAAGCAATTTGAATATGACAATGTGATGCAGGTGCCGAAACTCGAAAAAATCGTCATCAACATCGCGGTGGGCGGTGCCAAGGAGAATCCGAAATTATTGGAGTCTGCGGTGCGGGAGTTGCGCCAGATTTCCGGGCAGCAGCCCATCGTTATCAAGGCACGCAAATCCGTGGCAAACTTCAAGTTGCGTGAAGGCATGCCCATTGCCACCAAAGTAACGCTTCGTCAAAAGAAAATGTACGACTTTTTGGACAAGTTGGTCAGTGTGGCATTGCCGCGCGTACGCGATTTTCGCGGCGTGAGCGACACATCCTTTGACGGACGCGGGAATTTTGCACTGGGCGTGAAAGAACAGCTGATTTTCCCGGAAATTGTCTACGATGAAGTGGATGAGATTCGCGGCATGGACATTATCATTGTCACGACGGCGAAAACGGATGAAGAGGCAAAGGCATTTTTGGAATTGCTCGGAATGCCTTTCCAAAAGAGATAG
- the rpmJ gene encoding 50S ribosomal protein L36, translating to MKVRPSVKKMCDKCKIIKRKGRVMVICENPKHKQRQG from the coding sequence ATGAAAGTCAGACCATCTGTAAAAAAGATGTGTGATAAGTGCAAGATTATCAAGCGCAAAGGACGCGTCATGGTGATCTGCGAGAATCCGAAACACAAACAGCGTCAAGGCTAA
- the rplW gene encoding 50S ribosomal protein L23, translating to MKSPYDILIAPIISEQSMDQQEQHKYTFRVAKKANKAEIRAAVEAAFEGVKVKDVNTINMRGKRRRVGAHISKGSDWKKAIVTLTSDSKNIEFFEGI from the coding sequence ATGAAGTCCCCATACGATATTCTGATCGCTCCGATTATTTCGGAACAGTCAATGGATCAGCAGGAACAGCACAAGTACACGTTTCGCGTTGCAAAGAAAGCAAACAAGGCGGAAATTCGGGCGGCGGTTGAAGCGGCCTTTGAAGGTGTGAAAGTTAAGGATGTCAATACGATCAACATGCGCGGCAAGCGCCGTCGCGTCGGGGCGCACATTTCCAAGGGTTCCGACTGGAAGAAGGCGATTGTCACCTTGACGTCGGATTCGAAGAACATTGAATTCTTCGAAGGCATCTAA
- the rplN gene encoding 50S ribosomal protein L14, which yields MIQTESRLRVADNSGARELLVIRIVGSTGHRYANIGDLVICTVKQATPGGTVKKSDVVKAVIVRSKSGLRRVDGSYIRFDDNAAVIVKDDKNPVGTRIFGPVTRELRTNGFMKIISLAPEVL from the coding sequence ATGATTCAGACTGAAAGCAGACTTCGCGTCGCGGATAATTCCGGCGCACGGGAGCTCTTGGTGATTCGCATTGTGGGCAGCACCGGTCATCGGTACGCCAATATCGGCGACTTGGTCATCTGCACCGTGAAGCAAGCGACGCCGGGCGGTACTGTGAAGAAAAGCGATGTGGTCAAAGCCGTCATCGTTCGTTCAAAGAGCGGGCTGCGTCGTGTAGACGGCAGCTACATCCGCTTTGACGATAACGCGGCGGTCATTGTGAAAGACGACAAGAACCCGGTCGGGACGCGAATTTTCGGACCGGTTACCAGAGAGCTGCGAACGAATGGTTTTATGAAGATCATCTCGTTGGCTCCGGAAGTACTGTAA
- the secY gene encoding preprotein translocase subunit SecY, whose amino-acid sequence MFATIRNAWKVEEIRKRIVFTLLMIGVFRLGHALPVPFANTDLIRSIYEGAQQSLLSMLNLLSGGGLATLSVFALGVGPYITSSIVVQLLTFAIPRLEELSKEGEEGRKKIQQITKILGLALAVLQAFAMVRGIFARAFAVGGTTERLVAMLVMVAGAQFVVWLGDLITEHGIGNGTSMIIFVGIIANMPGALLGWSQGVVKGAVNPLIALLILLVVLGVVVIVVLLNEGERKIPVQYAKRVVGRKMYGGQATHIPIKVNMGGVMPIIFATSLLALPSTLGLLLGGGVQDFVTKYLTPSGWGGAIVQWVVQIGLIILFAYFYNTIQFNTVEYAKNLQQYGGFIPGIRPGRPTSDYLSRIVNRITLIGAIILAVLSIAPDLVAKIAQVAFHLGGTSVIIVVGVVLETVRQMETMMQMRHYKGFLNR is encoded by the coding sequence ATGTTCGCGACGATTCGAAACGCCTGGAAGGTCGAAGAGATTCGTAAACGCATTGTTTTTACGCTGCTCATGATCGGCGTCTTTCGATTGGGGCACGCTTTGCCGGTGCCTTTCGCGAATACGGATTTGATTCGTTCCATCTATGAAGGGGCACAGCAGAGCCTCTTGAGCATGCTGAACCTTTTGAGCGGCGGTGGTCTGGCGACGCTCAGTGTCTTTGCACTCGGCGTCGGACCGTACATCACCTCGTCCATCGTCGTACAGCTTTTAACCTTTGCCATCCCCCGCTTGGAGGAGTTGTCGAAGGAAGGCGAGGAAGGACGTAAGAAGATTCAGCAGATCACGAAAATCCTGGGTCTTGCGCTGGCGGTACTGCAGGCATTTGCCATGGTCCGCGGCATTTTTGCCCGGGCATTTGCAGTCGGCGGGACGACGGAACGTCTGGTGGCCATGCTCGTCATGGTGGCAGGCGCACAGTTTGTCGTATGGCTCGGTGATTTGATTACGGAACATGGCATCGGCAACGGCACCTCGATGATCATCTTCGTCGGCATCATCGCCAACATGCCTGGCGCGTTGTTGGGCTGGAGCCAGGGGGTCGTCAAAGGCGCGGTCAATCCGCTGATTGCCCTGCTCATTCTGCTGGTGGTATTGGGTGTGGTTGTCATCGTCGTCCTTCTCAACGAGGGCGAACGAAAGATTCCGGTCCAGTATGCGAAGCGCGTGGTCGGTCGAAAAATGTACGGTGGGCAGGCGACCCATATTCCCATCAAAGTAAACATGGGCGGCGTCATGCCGATCATTTTTGCAACGTCTCTGTTAGCATTGCCGAGTACACTTGGACTGTTGCTCGGTGGCGGCGTGCAGGATTTCGTTACGAAGTACCTGACTCCGTCCGGCTGGGGCGGTGCGATTGTGCAGTGGGTGGTCCAAATCGGTCTGATCATCTTGTTTGCATACTTCTATAACACGATTCAGTTCAATACGGTCGAATATGCAAAGAATCTGCAGCAGTATGGCGGTTTTATCCCCGGCATCCGCCCGGGTCGGCCAACGAGCGACTATCTCAGCCGCATCGTCAATCGCATTACGCTGATTGGTGCCATTATTCTCGCAGTACTGTCGATTGCGCCGGATTTAGTGGCAAAAATTGCGCAGGTTGCCTTCCATTTGGGCGGCACCTCGGTCATCATTGTCGTCGGCGTGGTTCTGGAAACCGTCCGGCAGATGGAGACCATGATGCAGATGCGCCACTACAAAGGCTTTTTGAACCGTTAG